A window of the Peromyscus leucopus breed LL Stock chromosome 22, UCI_PerLeu_2.1, whole genome shotgun sequence genome harbors these coding sequences:
- the LOC114686535 gene encoding glutathione S-transferase Mu 1-like, which yields MPMTLGYWDIRGLAHAIRLLLEYTDSSYEEKRYTMGDAPDYDRSQWLNEKFKLGLDFPNLPYLIDGSHKITQSNAILRYLARKNNMCGETEEEKIRVDILENQAMDVSNQLARVCYSPDFEKLKAEYLEQLPGTMKLFSQFLGKQTWFVGEKITFVDFLAYDILDLHLIFEPKCLDAFPNLKDFVARFEGLKISAYMKSGRFLRTPLYTKQVPF from the exons ATGCCTATGACGCTGGGTTACTGGGACATCCGTGGGCTGGCTCACGCTATCCGCCTGCTCCTGGAATACACAGACTCAAGCTATGAGGAGAAGAGATACACCATGGGCGATGCTCCTGACTATGACAGAAGCCAATGGCTGAATGAGAAATTCAAGCTGGGCCTGGACTTTCCCAACCTGCCCTACTTAATTGATGGGTCACACAAGATCACCCAGAGCAACGCCATCCTGCGCTACCTTGCCCGCAAGAACAACATGTGTGGGGAGACGGAAGAAGAGAAGATTCGTGTGGACATTTTGGAGAACCAGGCTATGGATGTCTCCAATCAGCTGGCTAGAGTCTGTTACAGCCCAGACTTTGAGAAACTGAAGGCTGAATACTTGGAGCAGCTGCCTGGAACGATGAAGCTCTTCTCACAGTTCCTGGGGAAGCAGACGTGGTTTGTTGGTGAAAAGATTACTTTTGTGGATTTCCTTGCTTATGATATCCTAGACCTGCACCTTATATTCGAACCCAAGTGCCTGGATGCCTTCCCAAACCTGAAGGACTTTGTGGCCCGCTTTGAGGGACTGAAGATCTCTGCCTACATGAAGAGTGGCCGCTTCCTCCGAACGCCTCTGTATACAAAG CAAGTGCCCTTCTAG